In Haematobia irritans isolate KBUSLIRL chromosome 1, ASM5000362v1, whole genome shotgun sequence, a genomic segment contains:
- the WASp gene encoding WASP actin nucleation promoting factor isoform X2, whose protein sequence is MSRNMRAQDGGHGAPVMRRKPNAPSSLLTSDENEAVFRMVGDKCQTLNTAVVQIYKTEASAHSHWKKKYTGVVCFVKDWDLRSYFLRAFCLIKHELIWEHELYDAMKINKARSFLLTFEGQDGHIGLNFVSEDECESFYRAVDKTIETRNQKRNKRKSQMAPSAPLAPLPKEPDSNVVQLRNNASKIGTINLTSAPTTQPPSKNLFSLSSSSNNKKQKPKVNKCDIGAPTNFRHVTHVGWDDDKGFDCQGDEKDEILNQFFAKAGVSKTQLNDRDTRAFIYDFIQNKNVLDIVKQENVEKPMKVAQAAPPPPPTRHHHAQNGNTSTTTTTTPRSAPPPPARQPPPPVPTTVPGLSRAPAPPSRPPPPPAPSMAAPPPPPPPPPAASFAPPPPPPPPAMGEVPTITTSHVKETKAPSSLPPISDTRNELLDSIRKGVQLKKVDTSALSTGSGDSHGDLMSEIRMGFELKPAQSRELPANRLSDEHVSGTDALADALRRALLDRGRVMQSSDDESESSGNDDEWDD, encoded by the exons ACTCTTAATACGGCCGTTGTACAAATCTATAAAACTGAAGCTTCCGCACACTCCCATTGGAAAAAGAAATACACGGGAGTTGTATGTTTTGTAAAGGATTGGGATTTACGTTCCTATTTTTTACGAGCATTTTGTCTGATAAAACATGAACTAATATGGGAACATGAACTGTACGATgccatgaaaataaataaagccCGATCATTTCTATTGACTTTTGAGGGTCAG GATGGTCATATCGGTCTAAATTTCGTTTCAGAAGATGAATGTGAATCCTTTTATCGTGCTGTGGATAAAACAATTGAAACTAGAAACC aaaaacgTAATAAACGAAAATCGCAAATGGCTCCTTCTGCTCCATTAGCGCCTTTACCCAAAGAACCCGATTCTAATGTGGTACAACTAAGGAATAATGCATCCAAAATTGGTACTATTAATCTAACATCAGCTCCAACAACGCAGCcgccttcaaaaaatttattctcgCTATCGTCGTCTTCCAACAATAAAAAGCAAAAGCCCAAAGTGAATAAATGTGATATTGGTGCACCTACCAATTTCCGTCATGTCACCCATGTGGGTTGGGATGATGACAAAGGTTTCGACTGTCAGGGCGATGAGAAAGATGAAATTCTTAATCAATTCTTTGCGAAAGCTGGTGTATCGAAAACACAACTTAATGATCGGGATACGAGAGCTTTCATTTACGAtttcatacaaaataaaaatgttttggaTATTGTGAAACAAGAAAATGTCGAAAAACCCATGAAAGTGGCGCAAGCTGCACCACCACCACCTCCAACAAGACATCATCAT GCTCAAAATGGCAATAcatcgacaacaacaacaactactccaAGATCTGCACCACCTCCACCAGCTAGACAACCTCCTCCACCAGTACCTACAACAGTGCCTGGTCTTTCAAGAGCACCTGCGCCACCTTCTAGACCACCACCGCCACCAGCACCCAGTATGGCTGCACCG CCACCACCTCCTCCACCACCACCAGCAGCATCCTTTGCACCACCTCCACCGCCGCCACCACCAGCCATGGGAGAAGTACCAACAATTACCACATCGCATGTTAAAGAAACAAAAGCTCCTTCGAGTTTACCACCTATATCAGATACACGCAACGAACTTCTGGATAGTATACGTAAAGGTGTACAACTTAAG AAAGTTGATACGTCAGCTCTTAGTACGGGTAGCGGAGACTCACATGGTGATCTTATGTCAGAGATTCGCATGGGCTTTGAACTTAAACCAGCTCAAAGTAGAGAATTACCAGCAAATCGTCTTAGCGATGAGCACGTTTCCGGTACAGATGCATTAGCTGATGCTCTACGAAGAGCTCTATTAGATAGAGGACGTGTAATGCAATCCTCCGATGATGAGTCAGAATCATCGGGCAATGATGATGAATGGGATGATTAA
- the WASp gene encoding WASP actin nucleation promoting factor isoform X1 → MSRNMRAQDGGHGAPVMRRKPNAPSSLLTSDENEAVFRMVGDKCQTLNTAVVQIYKTEASAHSHWKKKYTGVVCFVKDWDLRSYFLRAFCLIKHELIWEHELYDAMKINKARSFLLTFEGQDGHIGLNFVSEDECESFYRAVDKTIETRNRKKLEKRNKRKSQMAPSAPLAPLPKEPDSNVVQLRNNASKIGTINLTSAPTTQPPSKNLFSLSSSSNNKKQKPKVNKCDIGAPTNFRHVTHVGWDDDKGFDCQGDEKDEILNQFFAKAGVSKTQLNDRDTRAFIYDFIQNKNVLDIVKQENVEKPMKVAQAAPPPPPTRHHHAQNGNTSTTTTTTPRSAPPPPARQPPPPVPTTVPGLSRAPAPPSRPPPPPAPSMAAPPPPPPPPPAASFAPPPPPPPPAMGEVPTITTSHVKETKAPSSLPPISDTRNELLDSIRKGVQLKKVDTSALSTGSGDSHGDLMSEIRMGFELKPAQSRELPANRLSDEHVSGTDALADALRRALLDRGRVMQSSDDESESSGNDDEWDD, encoded by the exons ACTCTTAATACGGCCGTTGTACAAATCTATAAAACTGAAGCTTCCGCACACTCCCATTGGAAAAAGAAATACACGGGAGTTGTATGTTTTGTAAAGGATTGGGATTTACGTTCCTATTTTTTACGAGCATTTTGTCTGATAAAACATGAACTAATATGGGAACATGAACTGTACGATgccatgaaaataaataaagccCGATCATTTCTATTGACTTTTGAGGGTCAG GATGGTCATATCGGTCTAAATTTCGTTTCAGAAGATGAATGTGAATCCTTTTATCGTGCTGTGGATAAAACAATTGAAACTAGAAACCGTAAGAAATTAG aaaaacgTAATAAACGAAAATCGCAAATGGCTCCTTCTGCTCCATTAGCGCCTTTACCCAAAGAACCCGATTCTAATGTGGTACAACTAAGGAATAATGCATCCAAAATTGGTACTATTAATCTAACATCAGCTCCAACAACGCAGCcgccttcaaaaaatttattctcgCTATCGTCGTCTTCCAACAATAAAAAGCAAAAGCCCAAAGTGAATAAATGTGATATTGGTGCACCTACCAATTTCCGTCATGTCACCCATGTGGGTTGGGATGATGACAAAGGTTTCGACTGTCAGGGCGATGAGAAAGATGAAATTCTTAATCAATTCTTTGCGAAAGCTGGTGTATCGAAAACACAACTTAATGATCGGGATACGAGAGCTTTCATTTACGAtttcatacaaaataaaaatgttttggaTATTGTGAAACAAGAAAATGTCGAAAAACCCATGAAAGTGGCGCAAGCTGCACCACCACCACCTCCAACAAGACATCATCAT GCTCAAAATGGCAATAcatcgacaacaacaacaactactccaAGATCTGCACCACCTCCACCAGCTAGACAACCTCCTCCACCAGTACCTACAACAGTGCCTGGTCTTTCAAGAGCACCTGCGCCACCTTCTAGACCACCACCGCCACCAGCACCCAGTATGGCTGCACCG CCACCACCTCCTCCACCACCACCAGCAGCATCCTTTGCACCACCTCCACCGCCGCCACCACCAGCCATGGGAGAAGTACCAACAATTACCACATCGCATGTTAAAGAAACAAAAGCTCCTTCGAGTTTACCACCTATATCAGATACACGCAACGAACTTCTGGATAGTATACGTAAAGGTGTACAACTTAAG AAAGTTGATACGTCAGCTCTTAGTACGGGTAGCGGAGACTCACATGGTGATCTTATGTCAGAGATTCGCATGGGCTTTGAACTTAAACCAGCTCAAAGTAGAGAATTACCAGCAAATCGTCTTAGCGATGAGCACGTTTCCGGTACAGATGCATTAGCTGATGCTCTACGAAGAGCTCTATTAGATAGAGGACGTGTAATGCAATCCTCCGATGATGAGTCAGAATCATCGGGCAATGATGATGAATGGGATGATTAA